The nucleotide sequence aAATGTTAAACAAGTATAGGGGGCGGTTTCGTTACAGCTGCGGTATTACCACCTATTAAGTTTAAAAGGTGCGGATTTGCCCAGTTATCCATAATCGTGTGGACTTCCCGCATGTTCTTAGGTTTAAGAGCTCTCAAATGTATTGTTATTTAGAAACATGATATGAGCTCAATTATGAAGCTTAAGGGCTGTAAGGTTTTGGTTAAGCCACAATGATCTAACCATAATAAAGTGATCTTGAACTCAAATTAAATCTAAGATCTTACACTTTTAATTAGAGAGAAATATTACTATATATATTAGTCAGTGGTAAAATGATTTTTAGTAATTGATTATTTGCTTTATATGGGAATGAATGCTctaattttaggtttttttatgcAACAATGTTAGGGCACTTCCACCCATTGCCCTTTGGCAAGTGCTTTGAAATTGCCTTTAACCTAAAAATACATCTCCAGTTGCCCAAATAGCAAGGGGCAAGGTAtgaaatatcgatattatcggcgaaatatcgttttttttagagggagatatttttacactaataCACTTAATTATCATCATAATATCGCGATactatcgatattatcgataatatcgcgatattaccgataatatcgataatatcaccaAGGCTCCGTCGTCGGCGTCGCAACTGCAGCCGAGGCTCCGTCGTCGCAGCTGCCAAGATCTGCGCCTTTCTCTGCAATCCACGCTCAGATGCTCAGACCCATCAAAATGAGCGATCCACGCTCAGAAGCTCAGACCCATCAAGATCCGCGCCTCCCCTTGCCTGATGGTGCTCACCGGGAGGTGAGAAAGGGAGGAGGAACGGTCCAtaggtggtgatggtgctcgACGGAGTGTGCGCCACTGTGGTGGAGGCCACACTGGGGTGTGATAAAGGGCACTGGGCTTGAGGTTAGAGAGATAAGAGCACTTTCAGAGATTACAAAGAGAGAAGGTTGAGAACCTCTCTATTATTTTAGAGAGAGACAGAGTGGTTGAAGGTTTGAATGAGCAATAGACATGGGGACTTGTTATGGGGACTTCTTCACGGTATGGTTTGAAATGATGGTTTGATGAGAAGTAGAGAGCCTTTCTCCTTTTTCTAAAAGGTTGTACAGTTTTGGTTTctacaaaacaataaaaaaaaagcaaacagCCGTTGGCTCGGCTTTGGGCTCGAGGCAGAGGGAGCATCCCATGTGAATTCATATCCAAACCACATCTAGAGTTGTGCACGTGTGTGGCATGTGTGTGCAGCAAGTGGGCTTGCTTTGTTAGTCAAACTTTACAAGCCCAAACAACTTCTCTAAATTCAAAGTACCAAGTCGTTGTTAGTTTAgtgatgttttgtttgtttgatcttGCTTTGTCTCTTTGTATATGCGTGTCATACATATACACAACAATAAGATACGTGCAgaattatactttgaaaatttgcattatatataaatgattatggtgtgtttaaacttcctttattaattactacttattttctacactcacaatgtttgccagctcgctatataatcaacttaaatcagttaaatccatcatgcaatgtatttccttccaattttttgtgataaactaatagataattgactagataaacatcctgcaaagtttcaataaaaatttccaagtttttcttacaatttccgtggtttttattcaatttttattgatatcgataatattctgatatttccatcgatatttccgtgtttttggactaccgatatttccgatatcatagatattttataccttggcaAGGGGCAATGCGGGTGAGTGGCGCGTTATGATCatggtattaaatatcgataatatcggcgatatttcgccgatattatcattTTTCAGAGGCTCCGATATTTTCCCACATATCCGCctcattttcgtcaaaatatcgcgatattatcgataatatcgataatatcgcgatattttcgatattatcgAAAAAGTCGTCGTGGATCCGTCGTCGGAAAGGCAGCCGAGGCTGCGTCGTCCCCCCAGCTGCCCAGATCTCTCTGCAATCCATGCTCAAACCTAAGATCTGCGCCTCAACGACGCCGATTCCCCCGCCGTTGTCGAAGTCGCGGCGAAAAATCCACAACTCCAGAACGGATCGAGCTCGCAGTTGTAGATCCACAACTCATGGTCTGTCCCCACGGCGAAGCAGGCATGGTCTTGGGTTGAAGCAGACGTGGAATAGAGACGGAGGCGAGCGTGGCGCCGACGGGGCAGGCTCCGGGGGGAGGAGGTTGAGGTTGGGGTTTGGGGGTCGTGGTGGTCGTCGCTGGAGTCAACGACAGAGGTGGGGTTGTTATCGGTGGGATCAGTGAGCAAGGCGGAGAAGGATCAAGAGAACTCAGAGTTCCTGGGTTCGCCGACGAGGCGGAATACGCAGACCAGGAGGAAGGCGAGGGAGGAGGAGAATGCCATATGGAAGAAGGATCGAGAAAGGTCTCTGTGCATGTGtatgggagaagggagaagagagaaggatcgagaattCGAGAGATCTGtcgatctgtgtgtgtgtgtgtttgtgggagaagggagagggagaagagagaaggatccagAGACAAGTCGTGTGTGCATGtgtggtgtgcgtgtgtggtggcgtgtATGAtcctgtgtgtgcgtgtgtgtgtgtgtcggtGGCGTGTGTGTGTAGGTGGTGTGTGACGGtgtgagaaaagaaaagcatGGTAAATAATTCAACTTTTACATCTTTTAGGAATGgtacaatgtataaagtgtaaaatattgtactaattcattatatataaatgattatgatgtgtttaaacttctttcattaattactatatattttctacactcacaatgtttgccagctcgctatataatcaacttgataatgttaaatccatcatgcaatgcatttccttccaattttttatgataaactaatagataattgactaaataaacatcttgcaaagtttcaataaaaatttccaagtttttcttacaatttccgtggtttccatgtaatttttatcgatatcgatattatcccgatatttccatcgatatttccgtgttttcggactaccgatatttccgatattaccgatattttcttccttgttaTGATGCGTCAatttaataataagaaaattaaattgtcAGAATTACTCCAATCattaaaaagtgaaaaaatcaaatagaaacccacaaacaaaaacaaaacaaaacaaatacttGCATGAGAGACGAGACTAATGTTCAAAACCCCAAGTGCCAACCTCCTCCAGCTCCCGGTTTTCTTTAAACCAGCCTCACCATCAGCTCACTCTTTCTCGTTCACCACCATGCGGTGGCTGCCGCTGAGGTCCGGCGGCCTTGGGATCGCCGCTGTGTCCTATGTGGCAGTCGACTACCTCCGCCACCTCTCGCCCACGTGGCACGGCCGTCTTCAGCCTGCGCTGCACACCGTACTCGCCATCATTGCCGTCAGTCGGGTTCCTTTCTACAAGCACTGGTCCTCTGAGTTTCGCGTCGTCTTTCCCTTCATCGGTTCTATGCTCTTTATGATCTTGGCTCTTCTCCTTGAAGCTCTTTGCGTCCGCTTTGTCACCGCCGTTCTCGGCCTTGATTGGAACAGGTATTGTCTCCCTCTGTCTCCCTCTGTGTAAATTGATCTGCATTTCGAGTTCTCTGCTTTATTTCGGGTGTTAAATTCCTATATATTATGTGGGTGGagtttgattttgttgttttttcggCATTTCGTTGTAATCTGAATCACCTGTTGTGTTTATTGTGCTAACTAATTACCAGATTAGGTCAATTTTATGTGATTAGTGCCAGCATTTTAAGGATCTGAtgttacatacatacatacatatatatatatatatatattttgttttttattttttattttttgaaacgATGGTTTAATACTCAGACTCGAATACAATCAATGTCGTGGAATGGAAGAGAATAATGTTAGGTCTCATTCCACGCTAACTCATTATGAATCGATAATGCTAATATGGCAAGCCTATCCGCGACGCCATTGCATACTCGAGGAGCGAATTGAAAAACGAACGTCATTCAACGGAGCAGCCAAGGCCTTCACGTCTTCAACCAATAGTCCTAAACTGGAAACATCCTTCAATGAACTGTGCATGGCTGCAATGGTTCCCACTCAATCACTTTCCACCACCATTTTTGCCAAACCGCATGAAACGATATGGTTCTAACTTGCCAATAAAGCGACTGAAATGATGAAATTACAGATTTGCTTGGTTGTCACCAATAATTTATGTCAAACTCCCCCATATTGTTTAGAGAAGGCTAGCAAATCCAAGAACTCAAGCATATTATCTGACTTGAATTTCGGGTGCCgacctacaaaaaaatttatgcaTCTTTGATGAGAGGAAACTAATTGACCTTTTTATGTTTGATACTTGACAGTCGTACAGCTCCTCTTCCCGATACTGGCCAGTGGTTGCTGTTGGCACTGAATGAGAAACTTCCTCATACATTAGTTGAAATATTGAGAGCTCGTATTATTGGACTGCATCATTTCCTCATGTTGTTTGTGATGTTGGCTTTTTCCGTACTGTTTGACTCTGTGAAAGCTCCTGGCCTTGGACTAGGTGCACGGTACATGTTCACCATGGGTATTGGCCGTCTTCTTCGTGCCATAACTTTTGTATCAACTGTTCTACCATCTGCCCGGCCTTGGTGTGCTACTACTCGTTTCACAGTCCCTTCATATCCTCATCGCTGGGCTCAGAAGTATTATGTTCCGTATGCTTCGGATTCTAATGCTATTCGTGAATTGCTACGACAGGATATAGCTTTTGGTAAGTACTATACATAATAGGTTCATTTTCTTCTTGATCTGACCCCTAGGTTTCATTTTCTCGATTGCAACTTCAGCACCAATAGTATCCTTTCTACCTGACCGGAAATGCATTCCCCTTTGAGGATAATGTGGCTGTGTATGTTacaacattttttatttgtttcccCTAGCCAATACTGGAAAATTACTTGGGGACTTTCGGCCGGATTGGGGTCGAATGAGCTTCCTAATAGATTTTCTGCGACCAACCGCGTTGGATGGACCATGGTATAGTTCACTGAAGAATGCTGGAGGCGGTTGCAATGACCTCATGTTCAGTGGACACGTGCTAGTTGCTGTATTGACAGCTATGGCCTGGACGGTACTGCCTAATATGTACTTTGAAATTTCTAGCCACTGCCACTTGTTTTGTCTAAGAAGCAACCTACTTGTGGTGCTGATTGTTGATTTCTTTGAATCTGATTCGATTGTTGCAGGAAGCTTATGGTGGTTATAGCTCAGTTATCATATGGTTGCTTGTCGGGCACTCTGCACAGAGAGAAATACGGGAGCGTCATCATTATAGCGTAGACTGTGTCGTGGCCATTTATGCTGGAATCCTCCTTTGGAAGTTTACAAGTTTCTGGTGGCCAGCCAAGGATGCAGGCAGGGATAGGAGGATCACAATGCTTGAGAAGATTCAAAGTCGACTAACCCAAGCTGCCAAGGACTACGACATAGATGAAGTGAGAGAACTTCTTAGAGAAGTTGAATTGGGAAGTCAAGAGAGCCATAATAACAAAGGGCCGAGCACGGGTATGTGGTTATTTGCTTGTGCTATAGTAGTCACTGCAATCACCATTGTTCTTCTTGCCTTGATGATGACAAGCGCTGGATAATTTCCTGGCATGATTTTCCTTCGACGATTTAGACGGTCAAACATACATTGTAGTTCCTTGTGTTGTAGATGGTTTTGAGGTTTTGTCATGATATATAGAGATATAGAGCCTCCTAACGGAAGGGATgtccattttttttgaaaaaaatggattAATTGTGGGATGTATTCCACATCGATCTTTGATGATCTGAAGTTcaattttgtaagtctcgattcataaatcatcattgcaaaaattcaattcaatcaccATTTTCCTATTTAATTGTCACGATGAAAATGTTTCTTAGAACTTAGTGTTCGTCAATTTATTTTtactcaattagatgtcttaaatattttttatttaactaATATTTTACAAGGATAATCTATagagagctttaatgaaaagggcttgagctaacttttatttaatgaaaaatcaccctaaattattatttaataaaaagggcTTAAATTTTGATCATTAGGACACAAAACTTTTATCTTAGGCCCTACAAAAACTAAAACACACGGGCTCACCAAAAACCCCAAACCGCATAACAATTAATATTTCAAAATTGCCCCTAACGGAGCCTAACCAAAGCCCGTTAGCCAAGTTGCAGTTACTAAAATTCATCATCCCTCCCAACGCCATTTGGACATCAGACCGACATGGTGAAGAACCACGAGTTTTCATCAATGGCTAAGATTCGATTCTCATTACTACTGCTCACTTTCACTCCTTTCCATTCCCAAGCCACCAAACCTCAACAAAATCCAACTCCTACCCACAAATCTTCACGCCCCAAACCTGTTTTCTCGCTACATTTCTACAATTCGGAGCCCGGGAATCCGAGCTTCCAACTCGTCGTCCTCCACCCAGTTCAAGACAAATCTCGAAAGTTGAGCGAGGAACCATGAGCATCGAAGATACTCGCTGCTTGGTTAACCTCAACATGGGCAATTGGCAAAGTTCCTTCTTTGTAAGTATTTGGTTTGCTCTCCAAAATTTGGcatgtgtttggttgctgagaaaatgaaggaaaatatgtGAATTTTAAATGGtcttttgttttatgttttgtttgtcaaGGCTgcaaaagtttcaaaatttatgaGCAAAATGCATGTAATTTTTGTTGGGTTGGTTAGTCCTTGGTTTCTGGGATTAGTTAGTGAAATGTTGAATTGTTGTTCCGGCATTTTCTGGGCAGCAAAACAGATAAATTATGTTCATTTAATAAGAATCAAATGATCCCCATGATTTATTAGTtctgattatttattggtttgaGTGGTTTTTTAGCAATTTGATACTATTGGGAATCGCAGATAGTGTTTGGGCACCGACGGCGGGGAAGAACTGGAGGAGGTGTGCGAGTTTGAGGGTGAACGAGCATGGATTGGCCTCATTGCAGTGGCTGAGGAGGGGAAGGTGGCGATGATTGTTCAAATTACCAATCTCCACCTTAATTTTGTTTGCCACTTAGAACCTGCATAAATGTTTTCTGTAGGAACCCTTTCATTGaaaattatttcaatttcatttttagttGGTGGGTTAAAAGATTTGCCAGTGCGGTCTTGACTATTGATTGATAAAACAATGGTCATGTAGATGAttaatagttcagtttgtttggtaaaaaaatatggtttagtttgataaatagtttagtttacTTTGGTAAAAAGTATAGCtttctagttcagtttgataaataatttagtttgctttgttaaaaaagtgtggtttagtttaataaatagttcagtttgctttggtaaaaaaaaagtgtggttttctagttcactttgataaatagttcagtttgataaatagttcaatttgctttggtaaaaaagtgtggttttctagttcactttgataaatagttcggtttgctttggtaaaaaagtgtgatTTTCTAGTTCAAAAAGTGTgattttctagttcactttgataaataattcagtttcataaatagttcagtttgctttggtaaaaaagtgtggttttctagttcattttgataaatagttcagtttgctttggtaaaaaaatatggttttctagttcactttaataaatagttcagtttgcgtcggtaaaaaaatgtggtttagattgataaatagttcagtttgatttggtaaaaaaaatgtggttttctagttcactttgataaatagttcagtttgataaatagttcaatttgataaataattcaaattgataaatagttcattttgataaatagttcagtttgctgtggtaaaaaaatgtggtttagtttgataaatagttcagtttgctttggtaaaaaaatgtggttttctagttcagtttgataaatagttcaatttgctttggtaaaaaagtgtggttttctagttcactttgataaatagttcagtttgataaatagttcagtttgctttggtaaaaaaatgggttttctagttcaatttgataaatagttcagtttgttatggtaaaaaagtgtggtttagtttgataaatagtttagtttgctttggtaaaaaaatgtgtttttcTAGTTCAGTctgataaatagttcaatttgctttggtaaaaaaaatgtggttttctagttcagtctgataaatagttcaatttgctttggtaaaaaagtgtggttttgtagttcattttgataaatagttcagtttactTTGGTAAAAaattgtggttttctagttcaaaaaatgtggttttctagttcagtctgataaatagttcaatttgctttggtaaaaaagtgtggttttgtagttcattttgataaatagttcagtttactttggtaaaaaaatgtggttttctagttcactttgataaatagttcactttgataaatagttcagtttgctgtggtaaaaaagtgtggtttagtttgataaatagttcactttgataaatagttcagtttgctgtggtaaaaaagtgtggtttagtttgataaatagttcagtttgctttggtaaaaaaatgtggttttctagtttagtttgataaatagttcaatttgctttggtaaaaaagtgtggttttctagttcaatttgatatatagttcagtttgataaatagttcagtttgataaatagttcagtttaataaatagttcactttgataaatagttcactttgataaatagttcactttgataaatagttcattttgctgtggtaaaaaagtgtggtttagtttgataaatagttcaatttgctttggtaaaaaaaatgtggttttctagttcagtttgataaatagttcaatttgctttggtaaaaaagtgtggttttctagttcactttgataaatagtttagtttgataaatagttcagtttgctttggtaaaaaaatgggttttctagttcaatttgataaatagttcagtttgataaattgttCAGTTtgatttggtaaaaaaaatgtgattttctagttcactttgataaatagttcagtttgctatggtaaaaaaatgtggtttagtttgataaatagttcagtttgctttgataaaaaaaatgtggtttagtttgataaatagttcaatttgataaatagttcactttgataaatagtttagtttgctttggtaaaattCAAAGCAATTAACTAA is from Malus sylvestris chromosome 5, drMalSylv7.2, whole genome shotgun sequence and encodes:
- the LOC126623667 gene encoding protein PHLOEM UNLOADING MODULATOR-like, translated to MFKTPSANLLQLPVFFKPASPSAHSFSFTTMRWLPLRSGGLGIAAVSYVAVDYLRHLSPTWHGRLQPALHTVLAIIAVSRVPFYKHWSSEFRVVFPFIGSMLFMILALLLEALCVRFVTAVLGLDWNSRTAPLPDTGQWLLLALNEKLPHTLVEILRARIIGLHHFLMLFVMLAFSVLFDSVKAPGLGLGARYMFTMGIGRLLRAITFVSTVLPSARPWCATTRFTVPSYPHRWAQKYYVPYASDSNAIRELLRQDIAFANTGKLLGDFRPDWGRMSFLIDFLRPTALDGPWYSSLKNAGGGCNDLMFSGHVLVAVLTAMAWTEAYGGYSSVIIWLLVGHSAQREIRERHHYSVDCVVAIYAGILLWKFTSFWWPAKDAGRDRRITMLEKIQSRLTQAAKDYDIDEVRELLREVELGSQESHNNKGPSTGMWLFACAIVVTAITIVLLALMMTSAG